The uncultured Fibrobacter sp. genome includes the window AAGGCATGGCGCGCCCGATTCTGCAAGCAACCTAAAAAGGATTAGAAAATTTTTATATTCTTTCTGTGAAAGAAATCCTGAAAGATATTCCCGGAGCGAAATACCCGTAAAATCTTATAGGGGCTCTTTATGTTATTATCTTTTCAAGGTCCCTGATGAAGAGCGTCCTGAAAATATTCCTGTTTGCCCTGGTGTTCGCAGGGTTTGCCTTTGCCAAAGCGCAAGACAGCGACGAGCCCTCGGTTTCCAAGTTCCGTGAACGGTTCTCGCTGCGTTTCTTGTGCGATTACAATTTCGTGGCTATCTGGAATTCCGCCTACAACAACTCGATGCTCAATTCGAACCGCCCGGTCGATGTGGGCCTCGGCGTCGGTTACGACAGTCTGTTTACCACATTCGGAATTTCGTGGGACGTGTCCGCCGATTTCAAGTACAGCCTCCCTTTTACCACCTCGAATGGGAAATCGGACACCCAGGCTTTCGAGACGGGACTCGACTTTTTCCCGGGAAACTGGTGGCTTGCGGCAAAGCTCCGCTTTTACAGCGGCTTTACCACGGAAGTCGAACACGACGGCGAAAAGGAGCAGGAATTCATTGATCTCTGGTTTGCGGACATGTATTTCTC containing:
- a CDS encoding DUF4421 family protein gives rise to the protein MKSVLKIFLFALVFAGFAFAKAQDSDEPSVSKFRERFSLRFLCDYNFVAIWNSAYNNSMLNSNRPVDVGLGVGYDSLFTTFGISWDVSADFKYSLPFTTSNGKSDTQAFETGLDFFPGNWWLAAKLRFYSGFTTEVEHDGEKEQEFIDLWFADMYFSMLWMATAKGNFAPRSAYFLDRRQKKSAGSLIIGGRLQRNIAEDNDGVLGYENDKRDITSIWGDVGYTYTFVFSNGYFWNLWGVVGIAYGREHADDGNLLLPESDIKTAFGYIGEKWAWNIVLKSGYSAIAFGEHLEQKYIAAFEILVVRRF